The following is a genomic window from Arvicanthis niloticus isolate mArvNil1 chromosome 10, mArvNil1.pat.X, whole genome shotgun sequence.
CCTTGTGACTTTGTTCTCAGGAAATACCAACACAAAGCAGGAAGAAGCGGGTTTGTATATTCATAACTCACCTCGAAATGCAACTAATGTCCCATTGTGCAGAGTAGTCAGTCCGTCTACTGGCTTGCCATTGCACAAATTGGTTTCAtctaaaatcaacaaaaaaaattaatacaaaacgGAAGAAGTCAACGAAAAACTTAATATAGAACAGAAGGAGGAAAGCAATCTGTTCTTTTCAAATCCTTACAGGATTCTGTTTCCTGTTTACCCTTCTAAGAACtagtaaagagaaaaggaagtggtAATATTCCATATTTACCTAACATAATACCATTCAGGAATGTTACATAAAAATAACAGTGAGGTGTAAGAAGCCAGGTTATCTTGATCTTCATGTATATGAGGTATTTATTAGACACTGATGTTTTCAGTCACTGAGAAAAGGAGATGGCTTTTTTGTCTTTGCATTGTACTCTAAAGGATAAGGTCCTGCCTAAATTATTTTAACATTCTCTACCCCATTTCTGCTCCCAACAGACATGTCTGGAGTTAGCCAACACGAGATTTCTGATGCTAATTACTCCTCAGTCTCCTGGATAATAAATATTCTACCATTACTCTTAATCTACACACCTGTAAGGAAGCTATAACCAAGCTTGATAGGTTCCCGAGTTAGAGTTCGAGATAATGAATCTCGTAGAAAGATGCTAGAAGAGGGAAGTAACTGATTCTTACCTGAAAGCATAGGATTGATGTTAATGCCTTGATTGAGTGCCCCCGTCAGGAGATCAGTGCCTGGAATAGCTGTGGGGAATAGCACAGGGGGCCTGGGAATCAGAGGTTTTTCTCCTTCACCTCCATCTGCGTCTTCATGATCTGGATTTACTTGAGCTGtttcagagtttggagtttgtttaGGGGTGGTGGAGGTTGGCAGTGTGACTTCTAGAGGGGTTGTATTCAATTCAGGCCTTGTTGAAGTCGTCTTTAGGGGAGATggtgttgtttttggttttctcacTTTTGGTGTCTTTGGCTTTTTGGTAGAGGTGGGCTTCTTGGGTGCTTTGGTTGGCTTTTTGGTAGAAACGGGCTTGGGTGCTTTGGTTGGTTTCTGTGGTTTTAGAGTTGTCTTAGAATCATCAGAATCTTCTGATGCAGGAGTTGTTTCTTGAGGTTTGTTCTGAATCTCTTCTGTTGGAGCAGTTTCTTTGGGTGCAGGAGTTGTTGCTTTCAGAGTAGTGACTTTGGGTGATGTGGTATCTTGAGTTGTAGACATCATTTGAGTGGTGGTACTTGCTTTTGATTCAGTAGTCTCTCCTGGTATGATTGTTGTCTCTGTTGGCCTCTTAGGGATGATAGTAGTAGTTTGGGTTGTAtctttttctgttgtcttttctttaGCAGTTGTCATTTCAGGTTTGCTCACCTCAGGAGTCTCAGTTGTTGGTACAGTGGGCTTCTTGGGATTATTTTCAAGAGCCTTTGGTGTGGTTGCCTCAGCAAACTCAGCTGTTACTTCATCAGGGGTCTTAGGAGTAGTGGGTTCAGGATCCTCAGGAATGGTGGGTTTAGGTTCCTTGGTGGTAGTTGGTGCAGGCTCCTTGGGGGTGGTGGGAGCTGGCTCCTTGGGGGTGGTGGGTTCAGGCTTCTTGGTGGTGGGAGCTGGCTCTTTGAGGGTGGTAGATTCAGGTTCCTTGGGGGTTGTGGGTTCAGGCTCCCTGGGGGTGGTGGGTTCAGGCTCCTTGGGAGTGGTGGAAGCAGGCTCTTTGGGGGTGGTGGGTTCAGGTTCCTTGGGGGTGGTAGGTTCAGGCTCCTTGGGGGTGGTGGGTTCAGGCTCCTTGGGGGTGGTGGGAGCTGGCTTCTTGGGGGTGGTGGGAGCTGACTCCTTGGGGGTGGTGGGAGCTGGCTTCTTGGGGGTGATGGGAGCTGGCTCCTTGGGGGTGGTGGGAGCTGGCTCCTTGTGAGTGGTGGGAGCAGGCTCTTTGGGGGTGGTGGGTTCAGGTTCCTTGGGGGTGGTGGGTTCAGGTTCCTTGGGGGTGGTAGGTTCAGGTTCCTTGGGGGTGGTGGGTTCTGGCTCATTGGGGGTGGTGGGAGCTGGCTCCTTGGGGGTAGTGGGAGCTGGCTCCTTGGGGGTGGTGGGAGCTGGCTCCTTGGGGGTGGTGGGAGCTGGCTCCTTAGGGGTGGTGGGAGCTGGCTCCTTAGGGGttgtaggagctggttctttggggGTGGTGGGAGCTGGCTCCTTAGGGGttgtaggagctggttctttggggGTGGTGGGAGCTGGCTCCTTAGGAGttgtaggagctggttctttggggGTGGTGGGAGCTGGCTCCTTGGGGGTGgtgggagctggttctttggggGTGGTGGGAGCTGGCTCCTTAGGGGttgtaggagctggttctttggggGTGGTGGGAGGTGGCTCCTTAGAGGTTGTAGGAGCTGGTTCCTTGGTGGTGGGTTCAGGCTCCTTGGGAGTGGTAGGAACAGGTTCCTTGGTTGTAGTTACAGGCTTCTTGGTAGTAGTGGGAGCTGAGTTCTTGGGAGTTGTAGATGTGGGTTCAACATCTTTAGCAGATGTTTTCTCTGCATTCCGGGTCTCTTTAGTAGTCTTCTCTTTTTTACTGGAGGAAGACTGTTTATTTGTCTCAGTAGTCTCCTTTGTTTCAACTGTTGTCTCTTTATTGGAAGCTGAAGATGCCTCTTTGGATGTCTCAGAATTAGGTGCAAGACTGGGTTTAGGAGTTACTGGCTTTGCTGCTGTAGTCTTGGGAGCTGTGGTGACTTTGTTGTGTGGAGTAGTAGGAGGGTCAGGAGGTGGGGTGAGCTTGGTCGCACCATCATCCATTCCACTTCCGGCTTCATCCACAACTGGTGGTTCTGGATTAGGTTTCTTTTTAGGGGtgtttttcttgcttgcttttactagagaacaaaataaaatcttgttATTTTGAAGTGGCAGCTTGAAGTCATCCAAGTGGTCAGTGtcatgaatgtgtgtctgtgttcatgttaTCCCCTCACCTGGTCCACACATGCCACCCACCCCCATCCTATAGTGTTCAGTGTTGTCCCTCCTTCCTAGAAACGTGGCTCCAACCTCTGATAGCTTCTTTACACTAACTACTGCAAAGGCTTCTGAGGATTTGGATCCAGTCTTTGCAGCTGACTAGTTTCTGCTGAACCTAGTTGCAATACATAGGGCATGAGCTGCTCCTTCTCAACTGCATGGTTAAACTCAATAGTTCACAGGACACAGGCTATTAGGATgtcaaggcaataaataaataaataataaataaataaataaataaataaataaatatattctatttaaaaTTCCCCAAAGCAGCTACCCTTTAGGGACCTCCTAAGCCCAAAGAGCCTTCCACTGATAGGAATTCTGTTTAGCAAATTTGTATTGCACGTCCATCAAAAGTAGGATTCTTGCAGTGACTTGAAGTTAGACTGTCTAGCTAGTAGACTGAAGAATGTTTCAGAGAAACTACCATCACCCAGGGAAATGTTCCTCAAAATTCCACTACTTACTAGAAACAGAATGTATTTTAGAATTTCAGGAAATACAAATAACAAATCAGATGGAATCTCTTTTCAGGAAAAAAACAGCCTATTCTTTAATTTGCAGAAAGAAGTGCAAcacatatgatttttaaaataggaaaataataaagATCAGTATAACAGGAATGATAATCTTGCCTTTCCCTGGAGGTTTCAGAGAATGTCAAGGATTAATGTGGGGAAAACACTATATAAGTTTATGTTAATAAAATTGTAGAAGAGAAACCAAAAGCTGGGGCAGAgcgggaagaggagaagacagtgatCAGATAAACAGGAATTGCAGCAGACTGTTGAAAACCATTGTCGCCAGTACCGTCTACGTTTCTACAGTTACAGCATCTTCAAATCCCTTTCTATGAAGACTTACTTAGCTGCTTACCACTGATTTTCTGTAAGCTCTATTCATTTGGCACTTTTTAAACTGAGTGTTTCCATAGTTACATACTCCCCAAATACTGAGATCTCAAACTGTTCCATCAACACACAttactttttgaaaaattattgttAGCATGGCATTGATAGAGTCTTTGATCTTTATCAATGCTCAAACCTTTTGGGTTCTTCTGTAATTCTCTATTAGCTGAATTTTTGGAAGACTTGATTTTCCGAAtagttgaagaagaagaagaggaggaggaggaggactctTGATTTTCAGAAACAGAATGTtctataaatcaaataaaaagtttGATCACACCAACTGTGatttagaacaaaacaaagcaaaaagaactGCTGGTCCACATACAACAAGAAATGCTGATAGCTGGTCTTCGAGCATTGGAGTGTGCTGTCACTTTATGGGTAATGTAACTACTTGCTTGTAAAGCTATCAGCTAAACAAGCAAGACATCTTAGTTTATCATATATATCCCAACAGTAGAACTTTCTCCTGATTTTCCAATACCTGCTAAAATTCACACAATCTAATTCTGTGAAAAATAGAGGGGGAAAAACtgtaagttttcattttttcaatGAGATTTGCCTCTTCTGAGAAGAAGTCTCATGCCGGGTTTGGTAAATAAGGGCTATAAATATCCCAAGGGTTTATATGTTGGCTTAGCTTTTAACTTAAATCAAGTAAACAAAATATATGATGAGTGTTTCGTGACTCAAAAGATGACCTTTTGAGGATATTCATATGAATAGTCCACCTACAGGTTATTTCAGTTCAGAAATCTCCTGTAGTGATGTCTATCATCTTCCtaccttctgttatttcctcagATTCTACAACTTTCTTAGTCTTCTTTTTTGGTGATTTGGGTGAGCGTTTGGTGGTTGATTTGATGGTATGAGATGCTCTTGGAGGCAGAGGTGCAGTCTTTGGAGATGCTGGTGTGGGATTATGAACTGAGGCCAAGCAAGACAGATTGATTAACATCCGGGTTAGACTCATCAGCAGTGCTAACTAAAAAGGGTGGATTCTTGGGGTTTCAAGAGGCGATACTGATGTCAATACAGGACAGCTATAGCCCAACACAAGTAACTCCAATAATTTAGAGAACACATTGCTATAAAATAGCGATTCTCAAACTGGAAAATTATGATAGACAAGAGTCCCAAGATGTCAACGCTCTGGGTGTAGGCTTCTGGGTGTCTACCTCTTTGACCTAGGAATAGAGGCCAAATTATTAAACATTTTCCCATGTTTAAGTGAGATGTATATACAACATTTCTAAAGGGGAATGCCTACCCAAAACAAGTTGTAATTCTATGAGCTTCATCTATCTTGTCATCATTCCAcagttataaaaataatactgCATATGGATGATGGGAAAAAACATACACTAGGgaatcataattatatttttcctgttttcGTGTGAATTTAAGTCAAATAATGCCAGTGTGCCTTGATTATTATAAAAGTTGTGTGAGCATATTTTGAAGATTTCACAACCCCAGACATTATGCTCTTTCACAGACATGTTGCCCTTCCCAAGTTAACACATAGTAATGGTTTGATGTGTGTCTTCTTTGCCTTTTATCCCTCCCCTACCCCACTTCTCAGCATCTAAAAGAGGAAGCATGGGCATTCCTGGGaatcagaagaaaggagagggatttgaaagaaaagaaaacaacagtggAGATAGGGAAAAGAAGTGGTACATACATCCTGATGCTCCCACCATCCCTTCAGAACCCTTCctatttccaagaactgggcactGTACCTcgccctctttctcctcccccttaaTAAAACGCCAAGTTGAGTAACAGCTCTGCCGGGTACTAGTTCATGATCGTGGCCAAAACAGATAACCTTTCAGGCTTCTCTCTGCCCACGCTGGGAAGCGATTGGAT
Proteins encoded in this region:
- the Prg4 gene encoding proteoglycan 4 isoform X3, with product MGWRILPICLSLLLPVFLIQQVSSQDLSSCAGRCGEGYSRGATCNCDYNCQHYMECCPDFKRVCTTELSCKGRCFESFARGRECDCDSQCKQYGKCCPDYDSFCEEVHNPTPASPKTAPLPPRASHTIKSTTKRSPKSPKKKTKKVVESEEITEEHSVSENQESSSSSSSSSSTIRKIKSSKNSANRELQKNPKVKASKKNTPKKKPNPEPPVVDEAGSGMDDGATKLTPPPDPPTTPHNKVTTAPKTTAAKPVTPKPSLAPNSETSKEASSASNKETTVETKETTETNKQSSSSKKEKTTKETRNAEKTSAKDVEPTSTTPKNSAPTTTKKPVTTTKEPVPTTPKEPEPTTKEPAPTTSKEPPPTTPKEPAPTTPKEPAPTTPKEPAPTTPKEPAPTTPKEPAPTTPKEPAPTTPKEPAPTTPKEPAPTTPKEPAPTTPKEPAPTTPKEPAPTTPKEPAPTTPKEPAPTTPKEPAPTTPNEPEPTTPKEPEPTTPKEPEPTTPKEPEPTTPKEPAPTTHKEPAPTTPKEPAPITPKKPAPTTPKESAPTTPKKPAPTTPKEPEPTTPKEPEPTTPKEPEPTTPKEPASTTPKEPEPTTPREPEPTTPKEPESTTLKEPAPTTKKPEPTTPKEPAPTTPKEPAPTTTKEPKPTIPEDPEPTTPKTPDEVTAEFAEATTPKALENNPKKPTVPTTETPEVSKPEMTTAKEKTTEKDTTQTTTIIPKRPTETTIIPGETTESKASTTTQMMSTTQDTTSPKVTTLKATTPAPKETAPTEEIQNKPQETTPASEDSDDSKTTLKPQKPTKAPKPVSTKKPTKAPKKPTSTKKPKTPKVRKPKTTPSPLKTTSTRPELNTTPLEVTLPTSTTPKQTPNSETAQVNPDHEDADGGEGEKPLIPRPPVLFPTAIPGTDLLTGALNQGININPMLSDETNLCNGKPVDGLTTLHNGTLVAFRGHYFWMLNPFRPPSPPRRITEVWGIPSPIDTVFTRCNCEGKTFFFKDSQYWRFTNDVADPGYPKQIVKGFGGLTGKIVAALSIAKYKDRPESVYFFKRGGNIQQYTYKQEPMKKCTGRRPAINYSVYGEAAQVRRRRFERAVGPFQTHTFRIHYSVPIRVSYQDKGFLHNEVKVSTMWRGFPNVVTSAITLPNIRKPDGYDYYAFSKDQYYNIDVPTRTARAITTRSGQTLSKIWYNCP
- the Prg4 gene encoding proteoglycan 4 isoform X1 codes for the protein MGWRILPICLSLLLPVFLIQQVSSQELSCKGRCFESFARGRECDCDSQCKQYGKCCPDYDSFCEEVKASKKNTPKKKPNPEPPVVDEAGSGMDDGATKLTPPPDPPTTPHNKVTTAPKTTAAKPVTPKPSLAPNSETSKEASSASNKETTVETKETTETNKQSSSSKKEKTTKETRNAEKTSAKDVEPTSTTPKNSAPTTTKKPVTTTKEPVPTTPKEPEPTTKEPAPTTSKEPPPTTPKEPAPTTPKEPAPTTPKEPAPTTPKEPAPTTPKEPAPTTPKEPAPTTPKEPAPTTPKEPAPTTPKEPAPTTPKEPAPTTPKEPAPTTPKEPAPTTPKEPAPTTPKEPAPTTPNEPEPTTPKEPEPTTPKEPEPTTPKEPEPTTPKEPAPTTHKEPAPTTPKEPAPITPKKPAPTTPKESAPTTPKKPAPTTPKEPEPTTPKEPEPTTPKEPEPTTPKEPASTTPKEPEPTTPREPEPTTPKEPESTTLKEPAPTTKKPEPTTPKEPAPTTPKEPAPTTTKEPKPTIPEDPEPTTPKTPDEVTAEFAEATTPKALENNPKKPTVPTTETPEVSKPEMTTAKEKTTEKDTTQTTTIIPKRPTETTIIPGETTESKASTTTQMMSTTQDTTSPKVTTLKATTPAPKETAPTEEIQNKPQETTPASEDSDDSKTTLKPQKPTKAPKPVSTKKPTKAPKKPTSTKKPKTPKVRKPKTTPSPLKTTSTRPELNTTPLEVTLPTSTTPKQTPNSETAQVNPDHEDADGGEGEKPLIPRPPVLFPTAIPGTDLLTGALNQGININPMLSDETNLCNGKPVDGLTTLHNGTLVAFRGHYFWMLNPFRPPSPPRRITEVWGIPSPIDTVFTRCNCEGKTFFFKDSQYWRFTNDVADPGYPKQIVKGFGGLTGKIVAALSIAKYKDRPESVYFFKRGGNIQQYTYKQEPMKKCTGRRPAINYSVYGEAAQVRRRRFERAVGPFQTHTFRIHYSVPIRVSYQDKGFLHNEVKVSTMWRGFPNVVTSAITLPNIRKPDGYDYYAFSKDQYYNIDVPTRTARAITTRSGQTLSKIWYNCP
- the Prg4 gene encoding proteoglycan 4 isoform X2, which codes for MGWRILPICLSLLLPVFLIQQVSSQDLSSCAGRCGEGYSRGATCNCDYNCQHYMECCPDFKRVCTTELSCKGRCFESFARGRECDCDSQCKQYGKCCPDYDSFCEEVKASKKNTPKKKPNPEPPVVDEAGSGMDDGATKLTPPPDPPTTPHNKVTTAPKTTAAKPVTPKPSLAPNSETSKEASSASNKETTVETKETTETNKQSSSSKKEKTTKETRNAEKTSAKDVEPTSTTPKNSAPTTTKKPVTTTKEPVPTTPKEPEPTTKEPAPTTSKEPPPTTPKEPAPTTPKEPAPTTPKEPAPTTPKEPAPTTPKEPAPTTPKEPAPTTPKEPAPTTPKEPAPTTPKEPAPTTPKEPAPTTPKEPAPTTPKEPAPTTPKEPAPTTPKEPAPTTPNEPEPTTPKEPEPTTPKEPEPTTPKEPEPTTPKEPAPTTHKEPAPTTPKEPAPITPKKPAPTTPKESAPTTPKKPAPTTPKEPEPTTPKEPEPTTPKEPEPTTPKEPASTTPKEPEPTTPREPEPTTPKEPESTTLKEPAPTTKKPEPTTPKEPAPTTPKEPAPTTTKEPKPTIPEDPEPTTPKTPDEVTAEFAEATTPKALENNPKKPTVPTTETPEVSKPEMTTAKEKTTEKDTTQTTTIIPKRPTETTIIPGETTESKASTTTQMMSTTQDTTSPKVTTLKATTPAPKETAPTEEIQNKPQETTPASEDSDDSKTTLKPQKPTKAPKPVSTKKPTKAPKKPTSTKKPKTPKVRKPKTTPSPLKTTSTRPELNTTPLEVTLPTSTTPKQTPNSETAQVNPDHEDADGGEGEKPLIPRPPVLFPTAIPGTDLLTGALNQGININPMLSDETNLCNGKPVDGLTTLHNGTLVAFRGHYFWMLNPFRPPSPPRRITEVWGIPSPIDTVFTRCNCEGKTFFFKDSQYWRFTNDVADPGYPKQIVKGFGGLTGKIVAALSIAKYKDRPESVYFFKRGGNIQQYTYKQEPMKKCTGRRPAINYSVYGEAAQVRRRRFERAVGPFQTHTFRIHYSVPIRVSYQDKGFLHNEVKVSTMWRGFPNVVTSAITLPNIRKPDGYDYYAFSKDQYYNIDVPTRTARAITTRSGQTLSKIWYNCP